The Papaver somniferum cultivar HN1 chromosome 3, ASM357369v1, whole genome shotgun sequence genome includes a region encoding these proteins:
- the LOC113359076 gene encoding uncharacterized protein LOC113359076 has protein sequence MMHCSSLDIKQIFGYKNVGWTLQQSVGSSGGILILWDNDFLEVSDSLAGDYTLSMLCTNKLENFQWVLTNFYGPNKPVERTDLWIELDNICRYWINLPWCIGGDFNTITKYAEKKNCKKITRSMQKFNHFIVEHDLIDLPLKGARYTWSNGQANPLKALKEKLKIWNKEVFGHTNTRMNAILYDIQTLDGLAEDNILNEEERIMQLQNKVEFEKISKMEETAWKIKSNTKWLQKGDRNTSFFISNASARRRHNRLRQLYIGDELVSDRGRL, from the exons atgatGCATTGTTCATCTTTGGACATTAAGCAGATTTTTGGATACAAGAATGTTGGCTGGACTTTACAGCAATCTGTAGGGAGCTCGGGTGGTATATTAATCCTTTGGGATAATGATTTTTTGGAAGTTTCTGACTCACTCGCTGGTGATTATACTCTTTCAATGCTCtgtacaaacaagcttgaaaacTTTCAGTGGGTTCTCACGAATTTTTATGGGCCGAACAAACCTGTTGAGCGAACTGATTTGTGGATTGAGCTTGATAATATTTGTAGATATTGGATCAATCTTCCTTGGTGTATTGGTGGCGACTTCAACACAATAACCAAGTATGCTGAGAAGAAGAATTGTAAGAAGATTACAAGAAGTATGCAGAAGTTCAACCATTTCATAGTTGAACATGACCTGATTGACCTGCCTCTAAAGGGAGCAAGATACACTTGGTCAAATGGTCAAGCAAACCCG TTAAAAGCACTTAAAGAGAAGCTAAAAATCTGGAACAAAGAGGTATTTGGTCACACCAACACGAGGATGAATGCTATTCTCTATGATATTCAAACACTTGATGGACTTGCGGAAGATAATATTCTTAATGAAGAGGAGCGGATTATGCAACTTCAGAACAAAGTGGAGTTTGAGAAGATTTCAAAGATGGAGGAAACTGCatggaaaatcaaatcaaatactAAATGGTTACAAAAAGGAGATAGGAACACATCATTCTTCATCAGTAACGCATCTGCTAGAAGAAGACACAACAGACTCAGACAACTTTACATTGGTGATGAATTGGTTTCTGACAGAGGAAGGCTTTAA
- the LOC113355416 gene encoding GDSL esterase/lipase At2g42990-like: MEQCNILSSSSILLSFMVLLLLCASNNGVVEAGKVTAIIVFGDSSVDAGNNNFIPTLARSNFEPYGRDFEGGKPTGRFCNGRISPDFMSEAFGLKPVVPAYLDPTYSIKDFATGVCFASAGSGYDNATSDVMSVIPLWKEVEYFKEYKEKLISFLGEEKAMETLNEALYVVSIGTNDFLENYFAGPRRSAHFTIDEYQDLLLSIARNFLMDLYILGARKVSVAGLPPMGCLPLERATNLKSKNACKEDYNKLALDFSEKIKNLVTKLRNLLVGFRPVFSNAYDPILEAIQKPEVFGLETVEVGCCGTGIYEMGVLCHADNSLSCTDATKYVFWDAFHGTETLNQIVTDYLLKTSLAEFVGES; encoded by the exons ATGGAGCAATGTAATAttttatcatcatcatccatTTTATTATCATTCATGGTACTACTACTTTTATGTGCAAGCAATAATGGAGTAGTAGAAGCAGGAAAAGTTACAGCAATAATAGTTTTTGGAGATTCATCGGTTGATGCAGGAAACAACAATTTTATTCCAACACTTGCAAGAAGTAATTTTGAGCCTTATGGTCGTGATTTCGAAGGTGGCAAACCAACCGGACGGTTTTGTAATGGAAGAATATCGCCTGATTTCATGTCTGAAGCTTTTGGATTGAAACCGGTTGTACCTGCTTATTTGGATCCAACGTATAGTATAAAAGATTTTGCTACTGGAGTTTGTTTTGCTTCTGCCGGATCCGGTTACGATAATGCTACTTCTGATGTCATG TCGGTGATACCTCTATGGAAAGAAGTGGAATATTTTAAGGAATATAAAGAAAAATTAATCAGTTTTTTGGGTGAAGAAAAGGCCATGGAGACTTTAAATGAAGCATTATATGTAGTAAGTATAGGAACCAACGATTTTCTTGAGAATTATTTCGCCGGTCCTCGACGGTCTGCACATTTTACAATCGACGAATACCAAGATTTGCTTCTCAGTATTGCACGGAACTTTCTCATGGATCTTTATATATTGGGTGCTCGGAAAGTCTCCGTAGCTGGGTTGCCTCCAATGGGGTGTTTACCCTTAGAAAGAGCTACAAATCTCAAGTCAAAGAATGCTTGCAAAGAAGATTATAATAAGTTGGCTCTAGATTTTAGTGAAAAGATTAAGAATTTAGTAACCAAACTGAGAAATCTACTTGTGGGGTTTCGACCAGTTTTCTCAAATGCTTATGATCCTATTCTAGAAGCCATTCAGAAGCCTGAAGTTTTTG GACTGGAGACAGTAGAAGTTGGATGCTGCGGCACCGGAATATACGAGATGGGTGTTTTATGCCATGCAGACAACTCCTTATCGTGTACAGATGCAACCAAATATGTATTTTGGGACGCATTCCATGGTACCGAGACACTGAATCAGATCGTGACCGATTACTTGTTGAAAACAAGCCTTGCTGAGTTCGTAGGAGAATCTTGA